The DNA sequence tatttattaataggAAACTCCTGAAAGTAAAACAGTCAGATAAGTCATCACCTTTTACAGGTAATTGCAAGTTTACCATCTTTTCAGCTTTTATGGTTTTTGTTCTatagattaaaaattaatttttgttaattaaaattttttttctgctgctgaagttataatattaaaagtctagccgaaactggtttggctcagtggataaagcgttggtctgtggactgaaaggtcccagttcgattccggtcaagggcatgtacattggttgtgggcacatccccggtagggggtgtgcaagaggcagctggtcgatgtttctctctcatcaatgtttctagctctctgtccctctcctttcctctctgtaaaaaatcaataaaatatattaaaaaaaaaaaaaagtctattgagccgaaaccggtttggcttggtggatagagcgtcggcctgcggattgaaaggtcccaggtttgattctggtcaagggcatgtacattggttgcgggcacatccccggtggggggtgtgcaggaggcagctgatcgatgtttctctctcatcgatatttctaactctctctccctctcccttcctctctgtaaaaaatcaataatatatatataaagtctattgagtgctcgcttcggcagcacatatactaaaattggaacgatacagagaagattagcatggcccctgtgcaaggatgacatgcaaattcgtgaagcgttccatatttaaaaaaaaaaaaaagtctattgaGCCCTGGCTCGTGTAGCTcagttgagcactgtcccatgtaCTTTGTGGTCGCCGGttatattcccagtcagggcagccaatcaatgtttctctcgccctttcccctcccctttttttatttttatttttttaatatgttttattgatttttttacagagaggaagggagagggatagagagttagaaacatcgatgagagagaaacatcgatcagctgcctcctgcacaccccccactggggatgtgcccacaaccaaggtacatgcccttgaccagaatcaaaccctttagtccgtaggccaacgctctatccaccgagccaaacgggctagggcagaATGTCTTATTTTAACTTGCCTGAAAATGTCTCTGTTTTGGATTGTTCTATTATTTGTATGCAGTTCTGAGGTATGAATTCTATTCCTGTGTCCCCTCACCACAGTGGCTTTgaggttccctccctcccttatgcATTTGGGGAAATCTTTTGCTTTTGGATTTAGCTCTGTAGTAAAACAAGTTTTGTCTTTGATTGTATCTTAACCAGCATGTTTGCTTGAATTAAAAAAGCTGGCTTCTTGCATTAATTAAATCTATATCGACAGGAAACCTTTCTCCTCAATTTCTATGCCATTTAGGAACAATAGGGTAAATTGCTTTCAGTATATTAGGAACTAAAATAAAGCTACTCGCTTTCCTAATATCTTATAGttgtaagatttttgtttttgttttttggtaacaATATATTATGGTTGAGGtcacatttttttctgctcttgtAATAGAAGATTAATTATTGACTTATTTGAAATAGTGTAACTTAGAATTTAAGCAAGGGTACTTCACTGTCTTGGAAGCAGAGGGgaagaaaaaggcagaaaagTTGCTGTGAAGTAATATGTATTTATACGGGGCTGGAATTAAAGCTGTTGAAAGAGAAATCTTCCTCCTTACTGCCCCACGATTTCCCCCAAAAATTGTCCAGAATTGAATTCTGCTGAatttctcttcctttaaaaaaacacacacaaaaaaccttcGGTGAGTTTAGGAAAGGTGTGTTATGGTTGTGTTTTATTGGGCAGTGGACTATAGAGCCATTTAAAATACGTAAAAGATGCGactgctggggtggggtgcaaACTTAGGCAAAGGGTTCTTTCACGTCCctaaagtatattatttttactcGTCTACACCAAAATTAAGTCTGAAGCCAAGAGCAGTGAAATAGAGAGGCTGAAAGAAGATAGAGAGGCCGAGAAGTAGCAGTCATTCAGATCACCTGAGACAGGGAAGAGGAAGACCTAAAAACACTGTCAGAAAGCATAAGGAACAGGTATTTATCAACCCATCATGGGAGGATGTTTTTCCAAGCATCAAATCGATCTGAGATCTTAATTTGATagcattcaaaaaaaaaaaaaaaaaggaaggtatTGAGTTCCTGGATCTCAAAGCacaactcatatatatatatttaaatatatattttgttgatttcagagaggaagggagagggagagagagatagaaacatcaatgatgtgagagaatcattgattggccgccttctgcacacctccctactggggatcgagcccgcaacccaggcatgtgcccttggccggaatcgaacctgggacctttcagtctgcaggctgacgctctattcactgagccaaagtaGCTAGGGCAGCACAAGTCatattttagttcaaaataacattttctttttttaaaaaaatatattttattgatttcttacagagaggaagggaggtgggatagagaattagaaacatctatcagctgcctcctgcacactccctaatggggatgtgcctgcaaccaaggtacatgcccttgaccagaatcgaacctgggacccctcagtccacaggccgacgctctatccactgagccaaaccagttagggctcaaaatAACTTTTTCTGTGGTAGATGCTTATGAAATTACTGGCAATTGGATTCCTATGGGAAAACCAAAAGACTTCAACATAACATCCACTAGATAGAAACTGTGATCCAAACACTTACCCTCTGAATGGGATTGCTGCTGCTTGGCCGGCAGCAACATAACCGATGGCGAAGTAGGTGTCAGGTCTGCTCACTCGTGTTGTTTAGGGTTCATGATGATCACGTGCTCTTCAGTTGTCTTCAATGATTGAGCttctcttgtttattttctccacagAAGTGAGCAATACCATGTCTTTGAAAGATTTGCGAATACTTTTCTTATATGAGTTTAAACTCGGACACAGTGCAGCCACGGCCAGCAGGAACATCATTTCTGTCTTTGGAGAAGGCTCTGTTAATGAAAGGACTATCCGGTGGTGGTTTGAAAAATTCCGTTCTGGAGATCTGAGTCTGAAAAATGAGCCTCGCGGGAGACCCAGGTCTGTCCTAAATGAAGACGAGCTGCGAGCCCTGGTGGAAGCGAACCCCAAGACCGCAATCCGAGGCCTCGCCGCCGACCTCGGCGTTTCTGCTACCACCATTTCTCGACACCTGGCTGCAATAGGGAAGGTGAAAAAGCTGGACAAGTGGGTGACAGCCGTTGATGGATGATCATAAACAGGTGGTGGGAGAGACGCTTATCCCTTAAGATTTGAAAGAGCAGAGACTTATGAGCGTGTCATAAGTGTGACAGAAATGAAATCGAAAGTGGTCTGGACAATGGTTGGATGTTGATGAAGTTCCCAAACATGTTAAAACCACCGTTCAACCAAAAAAGGATCTGGTAACGGTTGGTGGTGTGCAAAAGGGTGTTTCTGCTTGTTAACCCAAACTGCTTTTACCGTTTTAAAACGAGCTCGCATTGTCACTCAGCGGAACTCACGGACCCGAATCgccctagagcaggcgtcctcaaactaccgcccgcgggccacatgcgggtgtttttgccattttgtttttttacttcaaaatatgtgcagtgtgcataggaatttgttcatagttttttttaaactatagtccagccctccaacggtctgagggtcAGTGAaccggccccctgtttaaaaagtttgaggacccctgccctagagcaTTCTGCGTGGTCTACAGACGTGGACCTAACCTTCCCATGACCACAGTTGACCGTGGACGTCACAGAGCGCCATGGGGAGGTACCTGAATCGGGCAAAGGAATTGAGCACGCCCATCAGACTCACCTGACCTTTTAAAACAGATCACCGCTCTTTTTGTCATTTGTAACTAAGAAACAGAACATTCTCCGATTGAGAAGCAGGAATGAATATCTTTTAACAAGACTGGATTTTATAAATGTAGTATATATCCTTTAATATTGCGGGAAGTTTATCACTTGGAGAAAGCAGCTAATACAATTAGTGCATATTTTGGTTGAATGAAGCtgctgtttttcttaaaaaatacagcATTTTCCTTTTGACCTATAGAaaggcaatttcatatggttcaccCTGGCCACTTCCTAGATCCTGGCAGAGCCCGGAGACGAGAGGCACTCAGGgacccagctgccagctgctccGAGGACAGGCTTCTTCGGGAGGGTGCGGGGCAACCCAGGGAGTGCGCGTGCGCGCGTGCGAAAGACCTTAGGCGTAGGCGTGCAGAGACGGAGGTGAAGAGTGTTCTGGGAGGTGAGCGGCCTCGACAAAGGCCCTTGGGTTCTCAGAACATGGTTTTGAATAAAGAAATGAGAGCATGTTTGTAACACCGGAAGCCATGCGCAGTAGATGTGTTTCAGCGGTGCTTTTGGACGATAATactgctttcctgtgtttcccACTccgattctttattttttactgtagGTGGCACATAGAGACCTCTTAATGTAGCGAGATTGCATTTCCTCTGTGGCACCCAGGGGTAGGGTTTCGGTAAAGGTCCCGAGCTGGTCCTTttcctgcctttctccctccTGACAACCCGCTGTGTCTGTCCCATTAGGAAGAGATCCGCGGTGTCTGTCCCATTAGGAAGAGATCCGCGGTGTCTGTCCCATTAGGAAGAGATCCGCGGTGTCTGTCCCATTAGGAAGAGATCCGCGGTGTCTGTCCCATTAGGAAGAGATCCGCGGTGTCTGTCCCATTAGGAAGAGATCCGCGGTGTCTGTCCCATTAGGAAGAGATCCGCGGAGTCTGTCCCATTAGGAAGAGATCCGCGGAGTCTGTCCCATTAGGAAGAGATCCGCGGAGTCTGTCCCATTAGGAAGAGATCCGCGGTGTCTGTCCCATTAGGAAGAGATCCGCTCTGTCTGTCCCATTAGGAAGAGATCCGCGGTGTCTGTCCCATTAGGAAGAGATCCGCGGTGTCTGTCCCATTAGGAAGAGATCCGCGGTGTCTGTCCCATTAGGAAGAGATCCGCGGTGTCTGTCCCATTAGGAAGAGATCCGCGGTGTCTGTCCCATTAGGAAGAGATCCGCGGTGTCTGTCCCATTAGGAAGAGATCCGCGGTGTCTGTCCCATTAGGAAGAGATCCGCGGTGTCTGTCCCATTAGGAAGAGATCCGCGGTGTCTGTCCCATTAGGAAGAGATCCGCGGTGTCTGTCCCATTAGGAAGAGATCCGCGGTGTCTGTCCCATTAGGAAGAGATCCGCGGTGTCTGTCCCATTAGGAAGAGATCCGCGGTGTCTGTCCCATTAGGAAGAGATCCGCGGTGTCTGTTGCAGACTGCTCAGTGTGAAGGAGGATGGCCTCTGGAGGCCCTGAGCCTGTGGCTTTCCTGCAGtcggctctccctgacccaggcgcTCTTGGTCACGAAGGAGGAACAGAATGAGGCTTCTTATCCTCTTTGTCTTTACTTTGGCGATCGATGGtgccttttgtctttttttgccATAGATGGTAACTTGAAAACACGCAGTATGAATGAGCAGAAGCAACACAGAATGACTACATTTCCTCCTTGTGGGCCTCATCTCCATGGCCTTGGAAAAGTAGGAGCTGCAGCTTTAAGGTTAGAACTTTAATCGAGGAGCTATATTGGCTTTTCAAGAGAAATGAGAACTTTACAAATGCCGGGACCTGCCTGCCGGGCAGCCCAGTGCTCTCATCCCGCTTTCCcggggaagaaagaaaagctgtgAAAGGCTTCGTGGTGGGAACTCTGGTTTGAGTGTCAAAATAAAGAAAGGAGTAGAGATGGAGGCTGCtacactcccccgccccctcccataACACTCCCACCCTCATCTCCCTGAGGTAGCTTGGGTCCTGACTCTAAAAGGGACTAAAACATGGCTTTGAGTAGGCATTTTGTTCACGTCCATGATACCTGCTATTAAAGAAGCGCCTGCCCGGCCGCTCTAATTGCTCCTGGTGAGATGAGCACCGCGGCCTCTGAGCAGCAGCAAAGGTCCCGAGCAGAGTCAGAGCATCAGGGAAGCCGGGGGCGGGTGTCCGTGCCAACCCACAAAGGGGACATCAggaatgctttcaacaataaagaaagaaagccattgagcaaaaaaaaaggaaaaaatgaaagaaaaaaaagaataataattaaaaaaaagaaatagcattaGAAGCCGGTGGAAAATGGACTCGCCAAGCACCCATCCTCAGCGTGctggattctttcttctttctgttgGTGCCTCGGCCTCCTTCACGTCCTTTGACCTCGGCTACTTTGCTCATGGTGTGCTTTCTGTCTGAAGGTTTGCTGTTCCTCTTCACCTTATTAACTCTACCCACCATGCACttttcctccaggaagtcttccctggttgccccgcccccaccccaggtcaggTCCCCTTGATGATGGCCTAAGAATCCCAGTATTGTTCCTGCATAATGTGATCACAGtcgtaatatatttatttgtgtgatAATATGTGTCTGTCTTTTCTGCTAGATTATAAGATTCACAACAGCAGGGACTGAGTTTTTGCTCATAAGATCATACCCCCGTCAAGGGCACAAGGTCTAGTACAAGcctgtcaaactcgcggcccgcgggctacatgcggcccacaatgaacatttttgcagcccagccaatataacggtatgtaagaaacgcttgaatataaattttgtaagttaatttttacaatatcctgttatacataattattaataacaaactacaacctttgctaatgactgattactataatcgggttgcattcatttccctgtgccttatgcacaggtgcaccatttctccccactaatactagcagcgaatattttaacagctgattgccacgtgattagtcttgtactgacttgtttggtgtgcacaacaggaaatatttcgcttttggagaacaagaaaaataggtttatttgtgttacgcttattagtttgtgcagttattcagtgtctgataagtaaatgttcaagaaaaatattaa is a window from the Eptesicus fuscus isolate TK198812 chromosome 21, DD_ASM_mEF_20220401, whole genome shotgun sequence genome containing:
- the LOC114226711 gene encoding uncharacterized protein LOC114226711, with protein sequence MAELAPHTQAPPNFAHARAHPAVPQFGQRDREGGGLAAEVRREEPESPPPPERTMSASRAKKVKMATKSCPECDLQVPVACKSCPCGYIFINRKLLKVKQSDKSSPFTEVSNTMSLKDLRILFLYEFKLGHSAATASRNIISVFGEGSVNERTIRWWFEKFRSGDLSLKNEPRGRPRSVLNEDELRALVEANPKTAIRGLAADLGVSATTISRHLAAIGKMVT